From the Desulfobulbaceae bacterium genome, one window contains:
- a CDS encoding BFD-like (2Fe-2S) protein → MEELICYCFQYTATDIREDVLIHGRSTIIERIAAEKRGGSCQCVAKNPKGR, encoded by the coding sequence ATCGAAGAGCTGATTTGTTATTGTTTTCAGTACACGGCTACGGATATCCGAGAGGATGTGTTGATTCATGGCAGGTCAACGATTATTGAGCGAATCGCTGCTGAAAAGAGGGGTGGCTCGTGTCAGTGCGTGGCTAAGAATCCTAAGGGCCGTTGA